In Felis catus isolate Fca126 chromosome A3, F.catus_Fca126_mat1.0, whole genome shotgun sequence, a single genomic region encodes these proteins:
- the BPIFB2 gene encoding BPI fold-containing family B member 2: protein MAPARRVGLLLSLLLPVVSASMLGTVVRLNRAVLSYVSEIGKAPLQQALNVTVPYFLDWNGEVHQPTRIQTLNIRVPHFHLKFVADFGVRLLVAANFTFKVFRVPEPLELMLPVVVLADAHVAQGSIGTPVVSISACFPLFSNANVSDGSSSVAPGPLALVQKHVRAVLRNKLCLSVSNLVQGLNVHLGTLIGLNPVGPESQIRYSMISVPNITKDYISLDINAVLFLLGKPIVLPVDTTPFVLPLHVGADGTMATVGLSQDLFDSVLLLLQKAGALNLDITGQLESGDNLLNTSVLGQLIPEVARWFPQPMPVALKVQLGATPVVTLHTHNATLQLQPFVEVRAVASNSAFRSLFSFDMVVNLSLQLSVSKLKLRGTTSVLGDIQLAVASSNVGFIDTDQVHPLMDAVFKKPLLDHLNALLGMGIALPNVVNLHYVDPEVFVYEGYVVISSGLLYQR, encoded by the exons ATGGCTCCGGCACGCAGGGTGGGCCTGCTGCTGTCCCTGCTGCTGCCTGTGGTCAGCGCCTCCATGCTGGGCACCGTGGTCAGACTCAACAGGGCCGTGCTGAGCTACG TGTCTGAAATTGGGAAAGCTCCGCTCCAGCAGGCCCTGAACGTCACAGTCCCGTATTTCCTGGACTGGAATGGAGAGGTGCATCAGCCCACAAG GATCCAGACTTTGAACATCCGTGTGCCTCACTTCCACCTGAAATTCGTTGCCGACTTTGGGGTGCGATTGTTGGTAGCAGCCAATTTTACTTTCAAGGTCTTTCG AGTCCCAGAGCCCCTGGAGCTGATGCTGCCCGTGGTAGTGCTGGCCGATGCCCATGTGGCCCAGGGCTCCATCGGGACCCCCGTGGTCAGCATCTCTGCCTGCTTCCCGCTCTTCAGCAATGCCAATGTGTCCGATGGCAGTTCCAG CGTGGCCCCGGGGCCGCTGGCCCTGGTGCAGAAGCACGTCAGAGCTGTCCTGCGGAACAAG CTGTGCCTGAGTGTCTCCAACCTGGTGCAGGGCCTCAACGTCCACCTGGGCACTTTAATTG GCCTCAACCCTGTGGGTCCAGAGTCCCAGATTCGCTACTCCATGATCAGTGTGCCCAACATCACTAAGGACTACATTTCCTTGGATATCAAC GCCGTTCTCTTCCTACTGGGCAAGCCCATTGTCCTGCCCGTGGACACCACCCCCTTTGTGCTGCCACTGCACGTGGGTGCCGATGGAACCATGGCAACCGTGGGTCTCTCCCAGGACCTGTTTGACTCTGTCCTCCTGCTGCTGCAGAAGGCTGGTGCCCTCAACCTGGACATCACAGGGCAGCTG GAGTCGGGTGACAACCTACTCAACACATCTGTGCTGGGCCAGCTCATCCCCGAG GTGGCCCGCTGGTTCCCCCAGCCCATGCCTGTGGCGCTCAAGGTGCAGCTGGGTGCCACGCCCGTGGTCACACTTCATACCCACAATGCCACGCTTCAGCTGCAGCCCTTCGTGGAGGTCCGGGCAGTGGCTTCCAACTCAGCTTTCCGGTCCCTCTTCTCCTTTGATATG GTTGTGAACCTGAGCCTCCAGCTCTCTGTGTCCAAGTTGAAGCTTCGGGGGACCACATCTGTGCTGGG GGATATCCAGCTCGCCGTGGCCTCTTCCAATGTGGGCTTCATTGAT ACAGATCAAGTGCACCCACTCATGGACGCCGTGTTCAAGAAGCCCCTGCTGGATCACCTCAACG CTCTCCTGGGCATGGGGATTGCCCTCCCCAACGTGGTCAACCTCCACTATGTCGACCCTGAGGTCTTTGTCTATGAG GGCTACGTCGTGATATCCAGCGGACTCCTATACCAGCGCTGA